The following proteins come from a genomic window of Lycium ferocissimum isolate CSIRO_LF1 chromosome 4, AGI_CSIRO_Lferr_CH_V1, whole genome shotgun sequence:
- the LOC132052555 gene encoding heat stress transcription factor A-1b-like has protein sequence MGGVDETGNSPPPFLSKTYDMVDDLSTDSVVSWSKSNNSFVVWDVQEFSRLILPKYFKHNNFSSFVRQLNTYGYKKVDPDCWEFANEGFVRGHKHLLKTISRRKPSQMQVHQETASHVQSLSVGSCVEVGKIGIEEEVESLKRDKSIHTEELVKLRQQQQATDHRLENVGQRLQLMEQRQQQTMSFLAKALQSPGFIAELVHQQNEGKRRIPGMNKKRRFPNQEEENYAGKSVSTLHDRQIVRYQPLMNEAAIALLQKILKTKASGGLETKVRNTNGFLTNHARSFENTLDTGGTSSHFSGVTLSELPTSSQSHLMSDSGFPFNSSLSVIPDIQHSPGLVPGEAKVPQFPELNALNSQTDHVSPEFSEGHGINTLETLEITDLKQSETGHMPYNDAMQGIVGGVTSFVPDGFSTDVSLDEMPKLPGINDIFWDQLLLASPLTGDKHEIGSLAVEDVLAKEEEVPRVQASDCDEMKHMSHLT, from the exons ATGGGAGGAGTTGATGAGACAGGAAATTCACCACCGCCTTTTTTAAGCAAGACGTATGATATGGTTGATGATTTATCGACCGATTCAGTTGTGTCTTGGAGTAAGAGTAATAACAGTTTCGTCGTTTGGGATGTTCAGGAATTTTCTAGGCTTATTTTGCCTAAGTATTTTAAGCATAATAACTTCTCAAGCTTCGTCAGGCAGTTGAATACTTAT GGTTACAAGAAGGTTGATCCAGACTGCTGGGAATTTGCAAATGAGGGATTTGTTAGAGGCCACAAACACCTCTTGAAGACTATAAGTAGGCGAAAACCCTCTCAAATGCAGGTTCATCAGGAGACTGCCTCCCATGTGCAAAGTTTATCTGTTGGAtcttgtgttgaagttgggaaAATTGGAATTGAAGAAGAGGTGGAAAGTCTTAAAAGGGATAAAAGTATTCATACGGAGGAGCTAGTCAAGTTGAGGCAGCAGCAGCAGGCAACAGACCACCGCTTGGAAAATGTCGGGCAGCGTCTTCAGTTAATGGAGCAAAGGCAACAACAAACGATGTCATTCCTTGCTAAGGCCTTGCAGAGCCCTGGATTTATAGCTGAACTGGTTCATCAACAGAATGAAGGTAAAAGGCGCATTCCTGGGATGAATAAGAAGAGGAGGTTCCCCAACCAGGAAGAGGAAAATTATGCAGGCAAGTCGGTCAGTACTTTGCATGACAGGCAGATAGTCCGTTACCAGCCTTTAATGAATGAGGCAGCAATAGCGTTGCTGCAGAAGATCCTTAAAACTAAAGCATCTGGTGGGCTGGAAACTAAAGTTAGGAATACAAATGGTTTCTTAACTAATCATGCAAGGTCTTTTGAAAATACATTAGACACTGGTGGTACATCCAGTCATTTTTCTGGGGTTACCCTTTCGGAATTGCCAACTTCTTCACAATCTCATCTGATGTCAGATTCAGGATTTCCATTCAACTCCAGTTTATCTGTCATTCCTGACATACAGCATTCCCCTGGTCTGGTTCCTGGGGAGGCCAAAGTTCCTCAGTTTCCTGAATTAAATGCGCTCAACTCTCAGACAGACCATGTTTCGCCTGAATTTTCTGAAGGACATGGGATCAATACACTGGAAACTCTTGAAATAACTGACCTTAAGCAGTCGGAGACTGGGCATATGCCATACAATGACGCAATGCAAGGTATTGTGGGTGGTGTAACATCCTTTGTCCCTGATGGATTTTCTACAGATGTCTCTTTGGATGAGATGCCTAAGCTTCCAGGCATCAATGACATTTTCTGGGATCAGCTTCTTTTAGCAAGTCCTCTCACCGGCGATAAGCATGAGATTGGTTCTCTAGCAGTAGAAGATGTTTTAGCGAAGGAAGAGGAGGTTCCAAGAGTTCAAGCGAGTGATTGTGATGAAATGAAGCACATGAGTCATCTTACATAA
- the LOC132052557 gene encoding syntaxin-22-like isoform X1, giving the protein MSFEDLELSNSFYVQGGSGSWGRQTKQTITNPSASDNRQSIVIGVFKINTALTNFQRLVSILGTPKDTLQLRHKLLRLLINLFYHSTRQQIGELIKETSAKLKQAIESDKHSQSSATKKIADAKLARDFQSVLKKFQKAQQLAAQREAAHTPFISQANNLSGSPEIQISSSTSPESSSILLESKRQGVVQLDHEIVLNEAIIEEREQGIIEIQHHIGELNEMFKDLALLVNEQGIMLDDISSNVESSHDATAQAAQQLTKASKIHRSTSSMSCLLLVIFGVILLIIIVLVLA; this is encoded by the exons ATGAGCTTTGAAGATCTTGAATTGAGCAATTCTTTTTATGTTCAAGGAGGAAGTGGATCATGGGGACGACAAACAAAGCAAACCATCACAAACCCATCTGCTTCTGATAATCGTCAGTCCATAGTAATTGGTGTGTTTAAAATAAACACAGCTTTGACAAACTTTCAACGCCTTGTTAGCATCCTTGGAACCCCCAAAGACACTCTTCAACTTCGCCACAAACTGTTAAGGCTTCTAATTAATCTCTTTTA CCATAGTACAAGGCAGCAAATTGGGGAATTGATAAAAGAAACTTCAGCTAAGCTTAAGCAAGCCATTGAATCTGACAAACATTCTCAATCCAGT GCCACCAAGAAGATTGCTGATGCTAAGCTTGCCAGGGATTTCCAATCAGTTCTTAAAAAGTTCCAAAAGGCTCAGCAACTTGCAGCACAGAGAGAAGCAGCTCACACTCCTTTCATTTCCCAGGCAAACAATCTATCCGG CAGCCCAGAGATTCAAATAAGTTCATCTACCAGTCCCGAGAGCAGTTCTATCCTTCTGGAATCCAAAAG ACAGGGCGTCGTACAGTTGGACCATGAGATTGTTCTTAACGAAGCCATCATTGAAGAAAGAGAGCAAGGAATCATAGAGATCCAGCACCACATTGGTGAACTGAATGAGATGTTCAAGGATTTGGCTTTATTGGTCAATGAACAAGGAATTATGCTGG ATGATATCAGTTCCAATGTTGAGAGCTCTCATGATGCAACTGCACAAGCTGCCCAGCAACTCACCAAGGCATCGAAAATTCATCGATCTACTTCATCTATG AGCTGcttgttgttggtgatatttGGGGTCATCCTACTAATTATAATTGTACTGGTGCTAGCATAA
- the LOC132052557 gene encoding syntaxin-22-like isoform X2 has translation MSFEDLELSNSFYVQGGSGSWGRQTKQTITNPSASDNRQSIVIGVFKINTALTNFQRLVSILGTPKDTLQLRHKLHSTRQQIGELIKETSAKLKQAIESDKHSQSSATKKIADAKLARDFQSVLKKFQKAQQLAAQREAAHTPFISQANNLSGSPEIQISSSTSPESSSILLESKRQGVVQLDHEIVLNEAIIEEREQGIIEIQHHIGELNEMFKDLALLVNEQGIMLDDISSNVESSHDATAQAAQQLTKASKIHRSTSSMSCLLLVIFGVILLIIIVLVLA, from the exons ATGAGCTTTGAAGATCTTGAATTGAGCAATTCTTTTTATGTTCAAGGAGGAAGTGGATCATGGGGACGACAAACAAAGCAAACCATCACAAACCCATCTGCTTCTGATAATCGTCAGTCCATAGTAATTGGTGTGTTTAAAATAAACACAGCTTTGACAAACTTTCAACGCCTTGTTAGCATCCTTGGAACCCCCAAAGACACTCTTCAACTTCGCCACAAACT CCATAGTACAAGGCAGCAAATTGGGGAATTGATAAAAGAAACTTCAGCTAAGCTTAAGCAAGCCATTGAATCTGACAAACATTCTCAATCCAGT GCCACCAAGAAGATTGCTGATGCTAAGCTTGCCAGGGATTTCCAATCAGTTCTTAAAAAGTTCCAAAAGGCTCAGCAACTTGCAGCACAGAGAGAAGCAGCTCACACTCCTTTCATTTCCCAGGCAAACAATCTATCCGG CAGCCCAGAGATTCAAATAAGTTCATCTACCAGTCCCGAGAGCAGTTCTATCCTTCTGGAATCCAAAAG ACAGGGCGTCGTACAGTTGGACCATGAGATTGTTCTTAACGAAGCCATCATTGAAGAAAGAGAGCAAGGAATCATAGAGATCCAGCACCACATTGGTGAACTGAATGAGATGTTCAAGGATTTGGCTTTATTGGTCAATGAACAAGGAATTATGCTGG ATGATATCAGTTCCAATGTTGAGAGCTCTCATGATGCAACTGCACAAGCTGCCCAGCAACTCACCAAGGCATCGAAAATTCATCGATCTACTTCATCTATG AGCTGcttgttgttggtgatatttGGGGTCATCCTACTAATTATAATTGTACTGGTGCTAGCATAA
- the LOC132052556 gene encoding binding partner of ACD11 1-like — translation MSVKTVQVSNVSLGAKELDIKEFFSFSGDIEYLEMKSENERSQVAYVTFKDPQSAETAVLLSGATIVDQPISIVLAPEYKLPPTASVPPTPTGSTNAPVIEKAEDVVSSMLAKGFILGKDAVGKAKALDEKHKITSTTSATVASLDQKYGLSEKITTGATIVNHKVKEMDQKFQVSEKSKSAFAAAEQTVSNAGSAIMKNRYALTGVTWAAGAFNRVTRAAGEVGQKTKEKLAEEERRTFTRGHAEEQTATSTKGNVQEHVATSTKGNVQEHVATSAKGPVQELAATSAKGDVQELAVASAKSDVQEHAESQTRIEEPPTIPSLPPKA, via the exons ATGTCG GTTAAAACAGTGCAAGTGAGCAATGTTTCTTTGGGTGCTAAAGAGCTTGATATCAAGGAGTTCTTTTCATTCTCTGGGGATATTGAATATTTAGAGATGAAAAG TGAGAATGAGCGATCTCAAGTTGCTTATGTCACGTTCAAGGATCCTCAGAGTGCAGAGACTGCAGTTCTTCTTTCA GGAGCTACAATTGTTGATCAGCCCATCTCAATAGTCCTTGCACCCGAGTACAAGCTCCCACCTACTGCTTCAGTGCCACCAACT CCAACTGGAAGCACCAACGCCCCTGTAATTGAAAAGGCAGAGGATGTGGTCAGTAGCATGTTGGCAAAGGGCTTTATTTTGGGCAAGGACGCAGTTGGCAAAGCCAAGGCATTAGACGAGAAACACAAGATCACATCTACTACCTCAGCCACAGTTGCTTCTTTAGACCAAAAATATGGCCTTAGCGAGAAAATCACTACGGGGGCAACCATCGTGAACCACAAAGTGAAAGAAATGGACCAGAAGTTCCAGGTCTCCGAAAAGTCAAAATCTGCTTTTGCAGCTGCTGAGCAGACTGTTAGCAATGCCGGATCCGCCATCATGAAGAACCGATATGCTTTGACGGGGGTAACTTGGGCTGCAGGTGCCTTTAATCGGGTCACTAGGGCTGCCGGGGAAGTTGGACAGAAGACAAAGGAAAAACTGgctgaagaagaaagaagaactTTTACAAGAGGTCATGCGGAAGAACAAACTGCAACTTCTACAAAAGGTAATGTGCAAGAACATGTTGCAACTTCTACAAAAGGTAATGTTCAAGAGCATGTTGCAACTTCTGCAAAAGGTCCTGTGCAAGAACTTGCAGCAACTTCTGCAAAAGGTGATGTGCAAGAACTTGCTGTAGCTTCTGCTAAAAGTGATGTGCAAGAACATGCAGAGTCCCAAACCAGAATTGAGGAACCACCTACCATTCCATCTCTCCCCCCAAAAGCTTAA
- the LOC132052558 gene encoding FAS1 domain-containing protein SELMODRAFT_448915-like, whose protein sequence is MLFKEHKSSRSLTKEKTDMARIHMFLTFLLMLLISSVSTATNSSQDILQAIEEMRKANYFTFVMLINMAPADLIQGNITFLMPRDRTLSQTLIQENDVADFLLRHSIPSPLLFDHLEHFPTGSMIPTSKPDLVLRVTNSGNMRFFLNNARVISPNICTKTASIRCHGIDQVLEDNTLASDHNASLPVPPPSHNVTSPPLGLSASPPVISPPSAAQPISSSINPIPSLSPSLKSAAQSAVALRQTGITGLIWLLMVVKLSL, encoded by the coding sequence ATGCTCTTCAAAGAACATAAGTCTAGCAGGTCACTGACAAAGGAAAAAACAGACATGGCCAGAATTCATATGTTCTTGACTTTCCTTCTAATGTTGCTGATTTCATCTGTCTCTACTGCCACAAACAGTAGCCAAGACATCCTCCAAGCCATTGAGGAGATGAGGAAAGCCAACTATTTCACCTTTGTAATGCTGATTAACATGGCCCCTGCAGACCTTATTCAAGGAAACATCACTTTCTTGATGCCAAGAGACAGGACACTGTCCCAAACCTTAATCCAAGAAAATGACGTGGCAGATTTCTTGCTCCGGCATTCCATACCTTCACCGTTGCTTTTCGACCACCTCGAACACTTCCCAACAGGTTCCATGATACCAACTTCCAAACCTGACCTTGTCCTCAGAGTCACCAATTCTGGAAACATGCGTTTCTTTCTCAACAATGCCAGAGTCATTAGTCCAAATATCTGTACCAAAACTGCTTCCATCAGATGCCATGGCATTGATCAAGTCCTGGAAGACAACACTTTGGCATCTGATCATAATGCCAGTCTTCCTGTGCCTCCACCTAGTCATAACGTTACGAGTCCGCCTCTTGGGCTGTCTGCATCACCTCCTGTAATCTCACCACCATCAGCAGCACAGCCAATAAGTAGCAGCATTAATCCAATTCCATCATTGTCTCCATCACTGAAATCTGCTGCTCAATCTGCAGTAGCTTTAAGACAAACTGGAATAACTGGGCTTATTTGGTTGCTGATGGTTGTGAAGTTATCTCTTTAA